From the Carya illinoinensis cultivar Pawnee chromosome 4, C.illinoinensisPawnee_v1, whole genome shotgun sequence genome, one window contains:
- the LOC122307734 gene encoding sucrose synthase, producing MAALTRVHSLRERVDETLAASRNEIVALLSRIEAKGKGILQHHQLIAELEAISESNRQKLLNGAFGEVLRSTQEAIVLPPWVALAVRPRPGVWDYIRVNVHALVVEELRVAEYLQFKEELVDGSSNGNFVLELDFEPFNASFPRPTLSKSIGNGVEFLNRYLSAKLFHDKESMHPLLEFLRVHCYKGKSMMLNDRIQNINSLQHVLRKAEDYLSTLSPETPFSKFEHKFQEIGLERGWGDTAERVLEMIQLLLDLLEAPDQSTLEKFLGKIPMVFNVVIMSPHGYFAQDNVLGYPDTGGQVVYILDQVRALESEMLARIKHQGLDITPRILIVTRLLPDAVGTTCGQRLEKVFGTEHTDILRVPFRTEKGIVRKWISRFEVWPYLETYTEDVAHELSKELQGKPDLIIGNYSDGNIVASLLAHKFGVTECTIAHALEKTKYPDSDIYWKQLEEKYHFSCQFTADLIAMNHTDFIITSTFQEIAGSKDTVGQYESHTAFTLPGLYRVVHGIDVFDPKFNIVSPGADMSIYYSYTEKEKRLTSFHPEIEELLYSSVENEEHLCVLKDRNKPIIFTMARLDRVKNITGLVEWYGKNARLRELVNLVVVAGDRRKESKDLEEQAEMKKMHGLIETYNLNGQFRWISSQMNRVRNGELYRCIADSKGAFVQPAVYEAFGLTVVEAMTCGLPTFATCNGGPAEIIVHGKSGFHIDPYHGDQAAQLLVNFFEKSKADPNHWNEISQGGLKRIQEKYTWQIYSERLLTLTGVYGFWKHVSKLDRRESRRYLEMFYALKYRKLADSVPLAVE from the exons ATGGCGGCCTTGACTCGCGTGCACAGCCTCCGTGAGCGCGTGGATGAGACTCTGGCTGCTAGCCGCAATGAAATCGTGGCACTCCTGTCCAG GATCGAAGCCAAAGGAAAAGGTATTCTGCAACACCATCAACTTATTGCAGAGCTTGAAGCGATTTCTGAATCCAATAGACAGAAACTTCTGAACGGGGCCTTTGGTGAAGTTTTGAGATCCACTCAG GAAGCCATTGTTCTACCTCCCTGGGTTGCCTTGGCGGTTCGTCCAAGGCCTGGCGTTTGGGATTACATAAGAGTGAATGTCCATGCTCTTGTGGTTGAAGAGCTACGTGTGGCGGAGTACCTGCAATTCAAAGAGGAACTAGTGGATGGAAG CTCTAATGGGAACTTTGTTCTTGAGTTGGATTTTGAGCCCTTTAATGCATCTTTTCCCCGTCCCACTCTTTCAAAGTCCATTGGGAATGGTGTGGAGTTCCTTAATCGCTACCTTTCCGCAAAGCTCTTTCATGACAAGGAAAGCATGCACCCGCTGCTTGAATTTCTGAGAGTACACTGCTACAAGGGGAAG AGTATGATGCTGAATGATAGAATTCAGAACATTAATTCCCTCCAACATGTTCTTAGGAAGGCAGAGGATTACCTCTCTACACTTTCCCCTGAAACACCATTTTCTAAGTTTGAGCACAAGTTCCAGGAGATTGGTTTGGAAAGAGGGTGGGGTGACACTGCTGAACGTGTATTAGAAATGATTCAACTTCTTTTGGATCTTCTTGAGGCTCCCGACCAATCCACCCTTGAGAAGTTCCTTGGGAAAATCCCTATGGTCTTCAATGTAGTAATTATGTCTCCTCACGGGTATTTTGCCCAGGATAATGTCTTGGGATATCCTGACACTGGTGGCCAG GTTGTTTATATCTTGGATCAAGTTCGGGCATTGGAAAGTGAGATGCTTGCTCGTATCAAGCATCAAGGCTTGGATATCACTCCTCGTATCCTCATC GTCACACGACTCCTCCCTGATGCAGTTGGAACCACATGTGGTCAGCGACTTGAGAAAGTATTTGGGACAGAGCATACGGATATTCTTCGAGTTCCCTTTAGAACAGAGAAGGGAATTGTCCGGAAATGGATCTCAAGATTTGAAGTTTGGCCCTATCTTGAAACTTACACCGAG GATGTTGCCCATGAACTTTCTAAAGAGTTACAAGGGAAGCCTGATTTAATCATTGGAAATTACAGTGATGGGAACATTGTTGCCTCATTGTTGGCACATAAATTTGGGGTCACAGAG TGCACCATAGCACATGCCCTTGAGAAGACTAAGTATCCCGACTCTGACATATACTGGAAACAATTAGAGGAGAAGTATCACTTCTCTTGCCAGTTTACTGCAGATCTTATAGCCATGAATCATACCGACTTCATAATCACTTCTACTTTCCAAGAAATTGCTGGAAG CAAAGACACCGTTGGTCAATACGAGAGCCACACTGCTTTCACCCTTCCTGGACTCTATCGTGTTGTACATGGGATTGATGTTTTTGATCCTAAGTTCAACATTGTCTCACCTGGAGCAGATATGAGCATTTACTACTCCTACactgaaaaggaaaagaggttgACATCTTTCCACCCTGAAATTGAAGAGCTGCTCTACTCTTCTGTTGAGAATGAGGAACACTT GTGTGTATTGAAAGACCGAAACAAGCCAATCATATTCACAATGGCGAGGTTGGATCGTGTAAAGAACATCACAGGTCTTGTAGAATGGTATGGTAAGAATGCCCGCCTTCGGGAGTTGGTTAACCTTGTTGTTGTTGCTGGGGATCGGAGGAAGGAGTCCAAGGACTTGGAGGAACAAGCTGAGATGAAGAAAATGCACGGTCTTATTGAAACCTACAACTTGAATGGCCAGTTTAGATGGATTTCTTCCCAGATGAACCGAGTGAGAAATGGTGAACTCTATCGGTGTATCGCTGACTCTAAGGGAGCCTTCGTGCAGCCTGCTGTGTACGAAGCTTTTGGCCTGACGGTTGTTGAGGCCATGACCTGTGGATTGCCAACATTTGCTACCTGTAATGGCGGCCCAGCAGAGATCATTGTGCATGGCAAGTCTGGCTTCCACATTGATCCCTATCATGGTGATCAAGCGGCCCAGCTCCTGGTCAATTTCTTTGAGAAGTCTAAGGCCGACCCTAACCACTGGAATGAGATCTCTCAGGGAGGGTTGAAGCGGATCCAAGAGAA GTACACATGGCAGATTTATTCTGAGAGGTTGTTGACCCTTACTGGGGTTTATGGCTTTTGGAAGCATGTGTCTAAACTTGATCGCCGTGAGAGCCGCCGCTACCTCGAGATGTTTTATGCACTAAAGTATCGTAAGCTG GCTGATTCTGTTCCTCTCGCTGTCGAGTAA